A single Pseudomonas brassicacearum DNA region contains:
- a CDS encoding DUF1820 family protein, with product MTKREAPIYKVIFLNQGQVFEMYAKQIYQSDLWGFLEVEEFVFGERTQVVVDPSEEKLKAQFEGVVRSFVPMHSIVRIDEVERLGTPKISEARGAVGNVMPFPMPMPEK from the coding sequence ATGACCAAACGTGAAGCTCCAATCTACAAGGTGATTTTCCTCAACCAGGGCCAGGTGTTCGAAATGTACGCCAAGCAGATCTATCAAAGTGATCTGTGGGGCTTCCTGGAGGTGGAAGAATTCGTCTTTGGCGAGCGCACGCAAGTGGTCGTCGATCCGAGCGAGGAAAAGCTCAAGGCGCAGTTCGAAGGCGTGGTGCGCAGCTTCGTGCCGATGCATTCGATCGTGCGCATCGACGAAGTCGAACGCCTGGGCACCCCGAAAATCAGCGAAGCCCGTGGCGCGGTCGGCAATGTGATGCCGTTTCCGATGCCGATGCCTGAGAAGTAG
- a CDS encoding PhoH family protein, which translates to MNAPIEPHRFILEPFEARRFANLCGQFDEHLRLIEQRLAIEIRNRGNQFELIGEPKHTTSAENLLRRLYRETKGSELSPDTVHLFLQESAVEELDNHAPSEPAVALRTKKGMIRPRGLNQQRYVKEILGNDINFGIGPAGTGKTYLAVACAVDALEREQVRRILLVRPAVEAGEKLGFLPGDLAQKIDPYLRPLYDALYEMLGFEYVAKLIERQVIEVAPLAYMRGRTLNNSFIILDESQNTTVEQMKMFLTRIGFGSTAVITGDITQVDLPRGTKSGLNHVIQVLKDVPGISFTHFMPKDVVRHPLVQRIVEAYERFEHRAEQELDSKGHGRNA; encoded by the coding sequence TTGAACGCACCCATCGAACCACATCGCTTTATTCTCGAGCCCTTTGAGGCTCGCCGCTTCGCCAATCTGTGCGGGCAATTCGACGAGCACCTGCGCTTGATCGAACAGCGCCTGGCCATCGAGATCCGCAACCGCGGAAACCAGTTCGAACTGATCGGCGAACCCAAGCACACCACCTCCGCGGAAAACCTGCTGCGCCGTCTCTACCGGGAAACCAAGGGGAGCGAGCTGTCGCCGGATACGGTCCACCTGTTCCTGCAGGAGTCGGCTGTCGAAGAACTCGACAACCACGCCCCGTCGGAACCTGCCGTGGCCCTGCGCACGAAAAAAGGCATGATTCGCCCTCGCGGCTTGAATCAGCAGCGCTACGTGAAGGAAATCCTGGGCAACGACATCAACTTCGGCATCGGCCCGGCCGGTACCGGCAAGACCTACCTGGCCGTGGCCTGCGCCGTCGATGCGCTGGAACGTGAACAGGTGCGGCGCATCCTGCTGGTGCGACCGGCGGTCGAAGCGGGCGAAAAACTCGGCTTCCTGCCCGGCGACCTGGCCCAGAAGATCGACCCGTACCTGCGCCCGCTCTATGACGCGTTGTATGAAATGCTCGGCTTCGAATACGTCGCCAAGCTGATCGAGCGCCAGGTCATCGAGGTCGCACCGCTGGCCTACATGCGTGGTCGGACCCTGAACAACAGCTTCATCATCCTCGACGAAAGCCAGAACACCACGGTCGAGCAGATGAAAATGTTCCTGACCCGCATCGGCTTCGGCTCCACCGCCGTCATCACCGGGGACATCACCCAGGTCGACCTGCCTCGTGGCACCAAGTCCGGACTGAACCATGTGATCCAGGTCCTCAAGGACGTGCCGGGCATCAGCTTCACGCACTTCATGCCCAAGGACGTGGTGCGCCATCCATTGGTGCAACGCATCGTCGAAGCCTACGAGCGTTTCGAGCATCGCGCCGAGCAAGAGTTGGACAGCAAAGGCCATGGCCGCAATGCTTGA
- the miaB gene encoding tRNA (N6-isopentenyl adenosine(37)-C2)-methylthiotransferase MiaB: MAKKLYIETHGCQMNEYDSSRMVDLLGEHQALEVTARAEDADVILLNTCSIRERAQDRVYSQLGRWRELKLANPEMVIAVGGCVASQEGAAIRDRAPYVDVVFGPQTLHRLPEMIDAARATKLPQVDVSFPEIEKFDHLPEPRIDGPSAYVSVMEGCSKYCTFCVVPYTRGEEVSRPFDDVIAEIIHLAENGVREVTLLGQNVNGYRGLTHDGRLADLAELIRVVAAVDGIDRIRYTTSHPLEFSDSLIQAHAEVPELVKHLHLPVQSGSDRILAAMKRNHTALEYKSKLRKLRAAVPGICISSDFIVGFPGETEKDFQQTMKLIEDVGFDFSYSFVYSQRPGTPAADLADETPEELKKERLNALQHRLNQQGFEISRQMVGSVQRILVTDYSKKDPGELQGRTENNRIVNFRCDTPALIGQFADVHIDAAQPHSLRGSLIQ; the protein is encoded by the coding sequence ATGGCCAAGAAGCTTTACATCGAAACCCACGGCTGCCAGATGAACGAGTACGACAGCTCGCGCATGGTCGATCTGCTGGGTGAACACCAGGCCCTGGAAGTCACCGCCCGCGCTGAAGACGCGGACGTGATCCTGCTCAACACCTGCTCGATCCGCGAACGCGCCCAAGACCGGGTGTACTCGCAACTGGGCCGCTGGCGCGAACTGAAGCTCGCCAACCCGGAAATGGTCATCGCCGTGGGCGGTTGCGTGGCCAGCCAGGAAGGCGCGGCCATTCGTGATCGCGCGCCGTACGTGGACGTGGTCTTTGGCCCGCAGACCTTGCACCGCCTGCCGGAGATGATCGACGCCGCCCGCGCGACCAAATTGCCGCAAGTGGACGTCTCGTTCCCCGAAATCGAAAAATTCGACCACCTGCCCGAACCGCGCATCGACGGCCCTAGTGCCTACGTGTCGGTGATGGAAGGTTGCAGCAAGTACTGCACGTTCTGCGTGGTGCCCTACACCCGCGGCGAAGAAGTCAGCCGGCCGTTCGACGACGTGATCGCCGAGATCATCCACCTGGCGGAAAACGGCGTGCGCGAAGTGACCCTGCTGGGGCAGAACGTCAACGGCTATCGTGGCCTGACCCACGACGGTCGCCTGGCGGACCTCGCCGAACTGATCCGCGTCGTGGCGGCAGTGGATGGCATCGACCGCATCCGCTACACCACGTCTCACCCGCTGGAGTTCTCCGACAGCCTGATCCAGGCCCACGCCGAAGTCCCCGAACTGGTCAAGCACCTGCACCTGCCAGTGCAATCGGGCTCCGACCGGATCCTTGCGGCCATGAAGCGTAACCACACGGCGCTGGAGTACAAATCCAAGCTGCGCAAGTTGCGCGCGGCAGTGCCGGGGATCTGCATCAGCTCGGACTTTATCGTCGGCTTCCCTGGCGAAACCGAGAAAGACTTCCAGCAGACCATGAAGCTGATCGAAGACGTGGGCTTCGACTTCTCCTATTCCTTCGTCTACAGCCAGCGCCCCGGCACGCCGGCGGCCGACTTGGCAGACGAAACGCCCGAAGAACTGAAAAAAGAACGTCTCAACGCCTTGCAACATCGCCTCAACCAGCAAGGTTTCGAGATCAGCCGACAAATGGTCGGCTCCGTCCAGCGGATTCTGGTAACCGATTACTCAAAAAAGGACCCGGGCGAGTTGCAAGGGCGGACCGAAAACAACCGCATCGTCAATTTCCGCTGCGACACCCCGGCCCTGATCGGCCAGTTCGCCGACGTGCACATCGACGCCGCGCAACCGCACTCGCTGCGCGGTTCGTTGATCCAGTAA